Sequence from the Chanodichthys erythropterus isolate Z2021 chromosome 12, ASM2448905v1, whole genome shotgun sequence genome:
tttttgttgtaGTATATTGTATATGCCCTTTTGTTTGCAATTAGCTTCTCTGTacttgtttttaaaaacaaaaatagaataaaatagcTAAGTTGTGACatatgttgttgttattgtgaaataaattgctcatattgtgaaataagaGCTTGGTCATAATGCCCACcgcttaaataaataaagaaattataAGAATAAGAAATCAAATGGAAAAAAGGAGGCTGTTATTTTCGTCTTGCACCACTGAGGTTAAATGATAACATACAGCAGATATTAAGCATATAAAATTTGCAAACGAAAGAACCCCAAATGAACTTCATAGGAAAGAGCTGATGATGAACGGAAAGACTTAATGGCAGAGTAATGATAGCTAATGTCACTAATGGCTCTCTGTTTCCTGTAACTCAGACCTCTTGATATCACGGGAAATAAAGACATGGATTAGAGCTCCTCATGCAGTTCGGGAACATACTGATGAGTCTGAATGGTAAAAAAGGGCTACACACTTTGCTTATCACTGTgtttctgtaaaaaaacaaagagtttatgatatatatatataaatatatatacacactctgCCCTCCAAACATTTGGAAACatccctggcaaagtgtggttttggacgatatcagcaaaaatccttatcatttttttggttcaaatacattaaagtaacttgacattatcattgaagaccagcaataataattttcattttgattacgtaataatggcaatatttacatgcccctttgccagctgtgatgcctggatactggtttaaacttggcccaggtttgtaaaagatttttggttTACCCAAGGGGTAAAGACAATACATTGAGAGTGTTTTTCCACTTACACAGCAGTACTATCTCttcataattattaatttatgctTTCCATAGATATTCAATGTAGTTTCAGGAAGACTGTCATGGAAAGCAGAACTAGTTCACAGCTCTGCAGTTACAGAAGATTCTTCAAAACCTCTGAATATCTGTCAGTCAACAAGGATTTAACCGTtgcatgggataattttaatataaatatgctAAATACAACTTTGCTTCTGATAAGAAATCTTCTTGGCAGCAACTTTTCTCATTTGATCTTCAATTTGCATTATCTAGTACTTATTCAACACTTGTCTGGCAGGTAGTTAATGCACACGCAATAACATGCAATGCTGTTGAtactaataatttgtttaaagaTCATAAAAACAACATGATCTTTGCTCATTCACTGATGCAAAACATTTCACTACAGTATGCTATTTGTTAACATCTCTtaatttaaaatcttaaaatactctcagtgttattttagctcAAGCGGTCTCAACTTTAACTGAGGCTTACAGATGTTAAGCTGCACACATACTTTTCTCCACACACATCTTTGAACAAAACCCCAACACGCCACAACTACCTACCAATTTGAAACCCCAGAGAGTGGTGTGACTTCATTTTTCCAGGACATGTCTACACTTATTCataggggtgtgtgtgtgtgcagttaTACCAGTAAAAATGATCATCATCAAATCTCTCGGGCAAACAGGCTTCCCAGATTTTAGCATGCAAAggtcagtgaaaaaaaaaatctatttggtgcttttaaaatacttttgttTGGAGCTCCACCCAACTTCCATGACCCGAACCCTCACCTCTCCAGTGCGGCCGAGCTCTAACTCCACCAGTGCCACAGGGCTGTTGGACACCTGCCCCCTGCTGGCGGATGTGTGCAGGTCCACTCTCCACTTCAGGCCCCTGAGGCCAGGCTCCCAGCGACTCTGAGCCAACAGACTCTCTCGCACCCGCGTCCGGTGGGCCTTCCAGAAGCGCGCCAGAGCGGCCGCCTGCTCTGGAGTCACACCACCTCCACCCTGCTTACGCGTCTGCGCCGTGAGGAAAGCTTCGAGCTGCGTCTGATCCATGTCCGCTGATGCGATGGACTGAAGGAAGGACAGAAAGATCAGGTTAAATAAtgcttaaaatgaatggagaatatctcatGTTTTTCTGTGGCTGCTCGAGCCCTCAGGATCGGCGTTTATGGTTTCATGAGCAAGGCCCAGTTCAGCACTGGATTTACAAATGAAACTGGAGCAGATGGAGCGGTCACAGCGATAATGATCCCGGTCATGAGTAGGGTTGGGAACTGAGAACCGGTTCTCACCCGGTAGTGTTTATTGAAAAGAACCGGAACCGTGCAAGATTTCTAAGTTTCGGTTCTGAAAACGGTTCTGGTGTGATGGGTGGGCGAAGTGCGGGGAGCATATCCTTTAATAGAGATCTCACATCATGAATATTTTAACAATGAATGCACTGAAAAGCTACTTATATATACGTCAGATATCAATAatgttgagagagagagagagagagagagagaggtgcacAAAATTGCATGATTAACCTTAAAAAGATTGCGTTCTCGATTTCATCACCCACATGCTCAAATTCCAAAATGACAACGATTCGCCCGTATATATTAACcctttgacaaaaataaaatcatgacATTCAAATCTGCGCTGCCGTTGATCTGAAGAGAgttaaacagcttcacaaacaatcGTTTCAAAcgcacagtatcattatttctgtgtgaCAAATATTccaattatcacagaagtatacaaaagtttattattcagATAGAAACGCTGATGTTAacgattaaaatataataaattacctTCTGAAAGTTAACTGAACTTCAAATAACGACTGTATTGATTGCATTGTtacgccactaggtggcaacaaaattactgttaaaaaatgtGTCTATCGCTGAATCATTATTTCagaaacaagtctttatgaatctaacttacaaaaatattcaGTTTCACCTGTCTGGATTCTTACATGTGTGTTCAAGTATCTTGTCTaatttgtggtaacactttacaataaggttcatttatgactaaccatgagcaatacatttgtaactgtatttgttaatatttattaatgttagttaataagaATACA
This genomic interval carries:
- the commd1 gene encoding COMM domain-containing protein 1, which produces MADGDSQRCVSALLNGITQRLYYGNTEITEEFLKNELYAEMTQDEFRALHDKMRSLLKSIASADMDQTQLEAFLTAQTRKQGGGGVTPEQAAALARFWKAHRTRVRESLLAQSRWEPGLRGLKWRVDLHTSASRGQVSNSPVALVELELGRTGESSEFVCLEFDEQKVNLVLKKMAELQESIDSIVHRS